CTGACCAAGGCCAAGCTAATGGCTCCGGAGCAGCGTCCGGCCCGGCAACTGCCAGCGACAAACCTGCTCCCAAGGTGCAGGTACAGGAAGTCGTGTTCGTCGTGCGCAACGGCAAGGCCGTGATGGTACCCGTGAAAACCGGTATCAGCGACTTCGCCAACATTGAAATTCACAGCGGACTACAAGCTGGCGAGCAAATCGTAAGCGGGCCTTTCCGGGCCGTGGCCAAAACGCTGAAGAACGGAGCGGCCGTGGTTGTGAAAGATGCCAAAACCATCAACAAAGCGGCGCTGAAAGAGCAGGATGATGAGGAAGCGAAGTAACACCTAGCTTCTGGGCTTGGTAAGCTGCAAAACAAAAGGGCCTTTTGCGTAAAAGCTAGCTGGAACTAGTGTTTGGTGTACGTGTACGTTTCGGTGTACTTGACGCCGTTGATGGTCGTTTGCGTCTTCATCTTGAGGGTATTGTTGTTTAGCTCTAAGACGTTGTACGTATTTTCCTGGTAGCCCGGAAATTGAGTAGCTAGAACGGATTCTTCCTCTCGGAAGGCCCAGGTACCCGTCAGGGACTGCTGGTCTTGGGCGCTGCACCGGGTGGTGCCTTCATCGAAACGGTACACGTTTGGCTTGGCAAAGTTGAGCACATCGTCGAGGGTGCACTCGTCTACGTAGGGAAATAAGTCGGTGACTTGTTTGCCCCCTAGGGTGCGGGCCGGGGTGGTCGTAAGCGCCGACAACATCCAGTTTTTGTCGGTTAGCATTTCGGTTTTGGTGGCGGGTTTTACATCTTCCTTGTCTTTGTTGGTGTCGCAGGAAGACAGCGCAAATGGGATGGCGAGAAGCGTGCAGAGGGTAATGGAAAATTTGTTCATGGGTAAGAGGAAGGAAAGGATTGAAGATTGTGGCGTGGTGGAAAAGTGATGCAAGTTTACGCCGCAAGTTGTTCATCATCATAAAGTTATCTAGACATGAATATGTGATTGACTTTGCCGAATTGCGGCTGCTTAACCGCTTTGCCTATTGCGCGCATCACATGTACATGTAGCCCAAAAGCAGCTGCTGTTAGCCCTTCAAGGGGCTGCTGATTCAAGTAGCACCTGCTGGTAAGAAGCAGCGCGCAAGCGCGCCCGGCACATTGGCCGGCAGCCTTTAGGATGACGGCCGAAATCGTACTTTAGCCCCGTATTTCGCCGCCCCGCCCATATTTCCCGGAATTCATGCACAAAATCGCCATGATTGGCGGTGGCTCCTGGGCCACCGCTCTCACCAAAATATTATCTGAAAACGGCAGTCATGTGGGCTGGTGGCTGCGCCATAAAGATGACGTGCAGCACTTGCTGCGCACGCGCCACAATCCGCGGTACTTGTCGTCGGTGGCCTTCGACCTAGCTCGCGTGCAGCCCGCCACCGACCTCGCCGATGTAGTAGCCGACGCCGATTGGCTGGTGCTGGCGGTGCCCGCCGCCTTCGTCCAACCTGTGCTGGATAAGCTTGACCGTGACGCGCTGAAAAACAAGCGTATTATCTCGGCCATTAAAGGCATGATTCCGGAGAAGAATGTGCTGGTGACCGACTACGTCGCCCAGCGCTTTCGCCTTGCACCCGAGCAGCTTGGGGTGGTGGCCGGGCCTTGCCACGCGGAGGAAGTAGCCCTGGAAAAGCAAAGCTACCTCACCATCGGCGGCCCCGACTTAGAACTCGCTGAGGAGTTCTGCCAATTGCTGCGCAACCGCTACGTGAAAGCCCACCCCAGCGCCGACCTCGACGGCATTGAGTATTGCGCCGTAATGAAAAATATCATCGCCCTGACCTGCGGCGTGGCCCACGGCCTCGGCTACGGCGACAATTTTCAGGCGGTGCTGGTAAGCAACGCCGTGCAGGAAATCCGCCGCTTTCTGCACGCGCTCAGTCCCATCCAGCGCGACCTGTCGGCCTCGGCTTACCTAGGTGACTTGCTCGTGACGGCTTACTCGCAGTTCTCGCGCAACCGTACCTTCGGCAACATGATCGGCCGGGGCTACTCGGTGAAATCGGCGCAGATGGAGATGAACATGGTAGCCGAGGGCTACTACGCCGTCAAGAGCATTCACGAGCTGAATAAGAAGCTCAAGGCATTTATGCCCATTACGGATGCGGCGTATCGGGTGCTGTATGAGAAGGTAGCGCCGGCCGTGGAGATTGAGCTGTTGAAGGAAAAGTTTCGGTAATGCCGATGGATAAAATTACTATTAGTTCGCGCTAGATAGAATTGTGAAATTGCGGGGATTAGCTTCTTCGTACAGCAGAATTATCTCTTCACCCTTAGAGAACCTAGGAATAGCTATTGCTATTCCGTTCATGTCTTCCGCCTCAATAATTTGCCCTTGTTCAGTTTTGAATTGGACTATTGGTCTGAAGACTGAAGCACGACTTAAATGGAACTTGTTTTTAAGTACAATTCCCTTTGTCTTGATACCGTGCTCTTTTAGCTGTGATGTTCTGGTTTCTTCTCTGTATAGAGCAAAAACTAGTGTCGCAACTGCCATAAAGCCTATAATGATGAAATCCCAACTCATAACTAGGGTCTATTATTAGATAGCTTTTCTTAGGCTTACGCAACTTCTTTACCAATCCAGCGCTATTTCCCCAAGCAAACTCATAGTAGTCTGATGTGGCAAGAATTAAAGACTGAAGCTGATGTTCAGCGGCTAATGATTTCCTTTGGTAGCTTTCATGATAGTTGTCTAAGGGAGCTTTCACTTCAAACCCGAGAGTTTGTAGACGAAAGGCTTGCTATGTGTTTCGACAACAAGACATTTGTCAGAATGCTATTTCAAAGACAAATGAGGAAAGTCTCTGCTATTGAAATTGTGTTTGAAGATGTGATAGACTTTAATTGGGTACAGGACGAGAAAAACTCGGATTCAGCCGCGGCTGTGATATACCAAGCTGTTTGTATTTGGGATGAGGGAATCCTTTACTGGGCCGAGGATATTGATTGGAGTAAGGACTCAGAAGACAAGAATGATTATCGTTGGATTGCTGCTAGTCAAGGTAGATGGCGCATTTTGGATAACGGACTAGGTTCAAGCCCTCAATCTATCAGTACTGACTAAAATGCCCTGGTTCCTCCTCGCTCTGCTCACGGCCTTCTGCCTAGCGCTCTATAACTTCTTCATCAAGCTAGCTTCCAGCCAATTGCCGGCGGCCGTAGGCGCCGTGGTGCTGCAACTCGTAGCCGCTGCCTTAGGTGCGGCGTGGCTGCTGAAACTGAAGCTGCAAGGGCAGCCGCTGCCCATCACCAACAAAGGCTTGCTGCTAGCCGCGCTGGCCGGGCTAGGAGTGGGGCTAGCCGAGATTCTGACGTTCGTGGTATTTGGCCGCGGTGTGCCGTCGTCGGTGGGCACGCCGGTGATTGTGGGCGGCTCGGTGCTACTCACTGCTGTGCTAGGAGTAGTCGTGGCGCGCGAAACGCTCACGCTGCTGCAAGGCCTAGGGTTGCTGCTGATTGTGGGCGGTATTGCGCTGCTAGCACGTGGGCACTAATCGTAATACCACTTCGCTTTTAGCCGTCGCCCAATACTGCATTAACAACTTTCGGCACTCTATTGACCACATGAGCGGTGGGACGCAACGGCCAAACAGGCCTAATCGTCTATACATTTGCCAAAACCTAGCCTAGCTCGAATGGGTTGCAAGATGCTCGCGGCCAAAAGTGGCGCGGCTTGTGTGGGTAGGCGCCAGCCAAATTCTCTGTTATATGCTTTCTGTTTCAGCACCAGCGTACGTTCCAAAACGCACTCATCGGCTTGCCGTGGGCGCCATGTTTTTCCTATTGGGTCTGTGTTTTGCCAGTTGGGCCTCGCGCATCCCCAGCATTCAGCAGAAGCTAGGTTTCTCCGATGCGGTACTAGGGCTGGTGCTCTTTGCCATGCCAGTCGGGCTGATGGTATCGCTGCCCATTGCTGGGTGGCTGATTGCCAAGGAAGGCAGCCGCAAGGTGATTGTCGCGGCGCTGCTGCTCTATTCGGTTACACTCGTTGGGCTAGGGTGGGCGCAAAATTTGGTGCAGCTAAGCGTGTGCCTGTTCGTGTTTGGCTTTGCCAGCAACACCGCTAACATCTCCGTCAACACCCAGGCAGTGGGGGTGGAGGCGCTGTACGGCAAGTCCATTATGGCCTCCTTCCACGGGCTCTGGAGCTTGGCAGGCTTTGCGGGCGCGGCCATCGGCACGTTTATGAATGGGCTGGGCATTGTGCCAGGTCAGCACTTCATCCTGATTATGGCAACTGGCGTGGCGGGCGCGGCGATTTGCTCGCGGTATTTATTGTCTGAAGATCATAACGTTAATCCCGATCAGCCCATCTTCGTCAAGCCCGATAGCGAACTGCTGACCCTAGGGCTAATTGCTTTTTTCTCCCTGATCTGCGAAGGGGCCATGTTCGATTGGAGCGGGGTGTACTTCAAGAAGATCGTGCAGCCAGGACCGGCGCTGGTGGGAGCCGGCTTCACCGCGTTTATGAGCACGATGGCGCTCGGTCGATTCGGGGCTGACTGGTTCAAAGACCGGTTCGGGCTGCGCCACACCTTGCAGCTGAGTGGCGCCCTCACGGCCGGCGGCTTGCTGCTGGCCGTGGCGTTTCCGCTGTTCGCTACGGCGGTGCTAGGTTTCTTTTTGGTGGGCTTCGGAGTGTCGTCGGTGGTGCCGTTGGTGTACAGCGCGGCGGGCAAGAGCAAAACTATGTCGCCGGGTTCGGCGCTGGCGGCTGTTTCAACTATCGGTTTTTTGGGCTTCCTGCTAGGTCCGCCGATGATTGGCTTGGTGGCCGGCGCGACCAGCCTGCGGGTGTCTTTTATCCTCGTGGCTATCATGGGAATGGCTACGGCAACCGTGGCAACCAAAGCAAAGCTGTAACAATTCGCTCTTATCGTTGTCTGTTCTTCTGGACGATGTAGCGCGAAGCTCCTGCTTCGTGCCTCGTTGAACGATAAAGCCAGCACGACAATAGGTGACAGCCGTTCAACGAGACGCGAAGCAGGAGCTTCGCGCTACATATAAACCGAGCGAAACACTTACTATGAAGCGCATTACCGAGCAGGATATTCAGGGCATGGAGAAAGTATTTCGCCTAAACCTGATCAACTCTATTACCGGCTACAAGCCGGCCAACCTGATCGGAACGGCGGGCACTGATGGGGAGACCAATCTGGCCATTTTCAGTTCCGTGGTGCACCTAGGTTCTAATCCGCCGTTCATTGGCATGTTCACGCGGCCCACTACGGTGCCGCGTCATACGTACGAGAACATCAAGGCCACAGGGCGCTACACCATCAACCATGTGCAGACTAGTATTGTGGCACAGGCCCACTACACCTCCGCCGACTTCCCCCGCGAAGAATCGGAGTTTACAGCCTGCGGGCTGACCCCGGAATACCTGAATGACTTTCCAGCCCCTTACGTGCAGGAAAGCCAGATCAAGATGGGGTTGGAATTAGTAGAAGAAGTAGCCGTGAAGGCCACCGGCACCATTATGCTGGTGGGAAAAGTTATCGACCTCTACCTCCCTGAGAACCTACTGCGCCCCGACGGCACGGTGGACTTAAACGGCGCCGGCGACGTGGCCATTTCGGGGTTGGATGCTTACCATACGGCGCAGGAGCTAGCCGCCTACGAGTACGCTCGTGTCGGGCAGGGGCCGCGTGAGAAAGCAAAGTAGCCGGCTGTAAGCTAGGTAGGAAAGTCTACTTGGCGGCAGTTCGAATGGCGCGTTTCGCGGAAGCCTGCTGCCAAGTATTAATGCGGCGCAGGGCGAATTCGCCTTCTTTGCTTGGTACGGCGTGCAGCTGCGGGGGAGCTCCCGCTATGACTGCGCACTCAACAAAGTTGTTCTGCCGAAAACTCGGTTGCAGGTCCAAGCTAGCTTCACCAGCGGGGGTACGCAGGCTGAGTCGCCACGGACCCGATTGGTGGTGCAAGCGCAACGTACGCTGCGTGTTGGCTTGCAAGCTATCCTGCGGTATTCCGTTGAGTAGCACCACGGCTGGTAGACCTGCTTTAGCCCCTTCGAAGCGGTACAGGATCACGCTCGCAGAGTCGGCCACAGGACCGCTGACTTGCGTTAGGTTGGTGGCATTGAACACGTTGCCGTCCGTAATGTCGATGGTGAACTCGTGCTCGTATGCGTGCGTTGTGGCGGCCGAAAGCGCTATACCCACGGCGGCACCTAGCAAGCCGCCCGCCCCGATAATGAGCGGCCCTGGCTGCACAGAATACACCCGGAACGAGAGCTGATTGCCGTGCCGCTCTAATGGGAAGTAGGCGTTCTGGTAGCGAATAAAAACGTTACGCCCATCCGAGAAGCCCCACGTATCAGCGGGGAGCGGGCGGTGCTTGCCGGTGGCATCCGTAATGTACGGATGCACCTTATACGTCCCAGCTAGGTTGCCTTCGGTATTGGCGGTAGTTTCTACTTCGAAGGGCAGCGAATGATCGGGGGTGTTGTCGCGAAAATCGTGGAAGGTGCGGTAGCGCCCTTTGTTGATGACCTCGGCTTCCAGCACCGGGTACACTTGG
This Hymenobacter sp. GOD-10R DNA region includes the following protein-coding sequences:
- a CDS encoding lipocalin family protein encodes the protein MNKFSITLCTLLAIPFALSSCDTNKDKEDVKPATKTEMLTDKNWMLSALTTTPARTLGGKQVTDLFPYVDECTLDDVLNFAKPNVYRFDEGTTRCSAQDQQSLTGTWAFREEESVLATQFPGYQENTYNVLELNNNTLKMKTQTTINGVKYTETYTYTKH
- a CDS encoding NAD(P)H-dependent glycerol-3-phosphate dehydrogenase produces the protein MHKIAMIGGGSWATALTKILSENGSHVGWWLRHKDDVQHLLRTRHNPRYLSSVAFDLARVQPATDLADVVADADWLVLAVPAAFVQPVLDKLDRDALKNKRIISAIKGMIPEKNVLVTDYVAQRFRLAPEQLGVVAGPCHAEEVALEKQSYLTIGGPDLELAEEFCQLLRNRYVKAHPSADLDGIEYCAVMKNIIALTCGVAHGLGYGDNFQAVLVSNAVQEIRRFLHALSPIQRDLSASAYLGDLLVTAYSQFSRNRTFGNMIGRGYSVKSAQMEMNMVAEGYYAVKSIHELNKKLKAFMPITDAAYRVLYEKVAPAVEIELLKEKFR
- a CDS encoding DUF3592 domain-containing protein; its protein translation is MSWDFIIIGFMAVATLVFALYREETRTSQLKEHGIKTKGIVLKNKFHLSRASVFRPIVQFKTEQGQIIEAEDMNGIAIAIPRFSKGEEIILLYEEANPRNFTILSSAN
- a CDS encoding EamA family transporter, translated to MPWFLLALLTAFCLALYNFFIKLASSQLPAAVGAVVLQLVAAALGAAWLLKLKLQGQPLPITNKGLLLAALAGLGVGLAEILTFVVFGRGVPSSVGTPVIVGGSVLLTAVLGVVVARETLTLLQGLGLLLIVGGIALLARGH
- a CDS encoding MFS transporter, with product MFFLLGLCFASWASRIPSIQQKLGFSDAVLGLVLFAMPVGLMVSLPIAGWLIAKEGSRKVIVAALLLYSVTLVGLGWAQNLVQLSVCLFVFGFASNTANISVNTQAVGVEALYGKSIMASFHGLWSLAGFAGAAIGTFMNGLGIVPGQHFILIMATGVAGAAICSRYLLSEDHNVNPDQPIFVKPDSELLTLGLIAFFSLICEGAMFDWSGVYFKKIVQPGPALVGAGFTAFMSTMALGRFGADWFKDRFGLRHTLQLSGALTAGGLLLAVAFPLFATAVLGFFLVGFGVSSVVPLVYSAAGKSKTMSPGSALAAVSTIGFLGFLLGPPMIGLVAGATSLRVSFILVAIMGMATATVATKAKL
- a CDS encoding flavin reductase family protein, coding for MKRITEQDIQGMEKVFRLNLINSITGYKPANLIGTAGTDGETNLAIFSSVVHLGSNPPFIGMFTRPTTVPRHTYENIKATGRYTINHVQTSIVAQAHYTSADFPREESEFTACGLTPEYLNDFPAPYVQESQIKMGLELVEEVAVKATGTIMLVGKVIDLYLPENLLRPDGTVDLNGAGDVAISGLDAYHTAQELAAYEYARVGQGPREKAK